One window from the genome of Streptococcus salivarius encodes:
- the def gene encoding peptide deformylase, giving the protein MDAQTKIIRASHMIDMNDIIREGNPTLRAVAEDVTFPLSDEDVILGEKMMQFLRNSQDPVIAEKMGLRGGVGLAAPQLDISKRIIAVLVPNPEDAEGNPPKEAYSLQEIMYNPKVVAHSVQDAALGDGEGCLSVDRDVPGYVVRHARVTVEYYNKEGEKQRVKLRGYNSIVVQHEIDHTNGIMFYDRINKDNPFAIKDGLLIIE; this is encoded by the coding sequence ATGGACGCTCAAACCAAAATTATCCGCGCCAGCCATATGATTGATATGAATGATATCATTCGCGAAGGAAACCCAACCTTGCGTGCTGTCGCTGAAGATGTAACCTTCCCACTATCAGACGAAGACGTTATCCTAGGTGAAAAAATGATGCAGTTTCTTCGTAATTCACAAGATCCTGTTATTGCTGAAAAAATGGGACTTCGTGGGGGAGTCGGTCTTGCAGCCCCACAATTGGATATTTCAAAACGCATTATCGCGGTTCTCGTTCCAAACCCTGAAGACGCTGAAGGTAATCCACCAAAAGAAGCATATAGCCTTCAAGAAATCATGTACAACCCTAAAGTAGTTGCCCATTCTGTTCAGGATGCTGCTTTGGGTGATGGAGAAGGATGCCTCTCAGTCGACCGCGACGTTCCTGGTTATGTGGTTCGTCATGCTCGAGTAACTGTTGAATACTACAACAAAGAGGGCGAAAAGCAACGTGTTAAGCTCCGTGGGTACAACTCAATTGTTGTTCAACATGAAATCGACCATACTAACGGTATCATGTTCTACGACCGCATCAATAAAGACAATCCATTCGCCATTAAAGATGGACTCTTGATTATCGAATAA
- a CDS encoding Crp/Fnr family transcriptional regulator, with translation MRNHDIRPQLDQVFPPPYLDQLQKVTFQKNDYICTQGQAITELTYILSGKVKIVRSLFNGKEHILEMLNQPQIFGDVELMTNQPAGSSVIALDEVQAVQLPLNNKEELLKDPVFLYQIGHNLAMALHKQGITASTNASYSVKERLATHMLSIEEEGVFQLSPSILAASFGTSYRHVQRVIKQFIDQGIIEKEAFKTYRILQRQTLEKLAFID, from the coding sequence ATGCGTAATCATGACATAAGACCTCAACTTGATCAGGTCTTTCCACCCCCCTACCTCGACCAATTACAGAAAGTCACCTTTCAAAAGAATGATTATATTTGTACCCAAGGGCAAGCTATCACAGAGCTAACCTACATTTTGTCAGGAAAGGTAAAAATTGTGCGTTCTCTCTTCAATGGTAAAGAACATATCCTAGAAATGCTTAACCAACCACAAATATTTGGAGATGTAGAACTCATGACCAATCAACCAGCAGGGTCATCAGTCATTGCTTTAGACGAGGTTCAAGCAGTTCAGCTCCCTTTAAATAATAAAGAAGAGCTCCTCAAAGATCCCGTTTTTCTCTATCAAATTGGGCATAACCTAGCCATGGCACTGCATAAACAGGGTATTACTGCCTCAACAAATGCAAGCTACTCTGTCAAAGAGCGTCTGGCTACTCATATGTTGAGTATTGAGGAAGAAGGTGTTTTTCAACTATCACCATCTATCCTAGCTGCCAGTTTTGGGACTAGCTATCGCCATGTGCAACGAGTCATCAAACAATTTATCGATCAAGGAATTATTGAAAAAGAAGCTTTTAAGACCTATCGTATTTTACAACGACAAACCTTGGAAAAACTGGCTTTTATCGATTAG
- a CDS encoding MFS transporter, translating into MTRILEKMSLLGLSLLLISAFSISTALPPMLDYYSPTFSAAQVELLVSVPSFSVVAMLLLNSFIDKWLSDRQLIVTGLLLLSSAGIFPFFVQAYPLVLLSRIAFGMGIGLINAKAIAIISQRFQGKERVQMLGIRGSMELIGGASCSLLVGQLLKIHWTFAFLIYGLGFVILTMYLLFVPTMDQVERKQITKSKQDLNKKDLSMILGMALLAGFVICINSSISLRVPLFQVAGKTIASGQSALVLSLEQGIGIVAGLSFASLIGYFKNHLLHIVMFLLAVCLFGMSVASNLPILIVSSVGVGFFYSTVLTIIFNQLSERIARNLLNKATAYVLLGCNLGSALSPYVLKLLALVSPSFSWIFLAYAIVSFLLFLGFLMKSRMTKKV; encoded by the coding sequence ATGACACGAATTTTAGAAAAAATGAGCCTACTTGGGCTATCCTTGCTCTTGATTTCGGCCTTTTCGATTTCAACAGCGCTACCACCTATGTTGGACTACTATAGCCCAACCTTTTCTGCCGCGCAAGTGGAGCTTTTAGTATCTGTCCCTTCATTTTCCGTAGTAGCGATGCTCTTACTTAATTCATTTATTGACAAATGGCTAAGTGATAGACAGCTAATTGTGACTGGATTGCTTTTACTTAGTAGTGCTGGGATTTTTCCTTTTTTTGTACAAGCCTATCCTCTTGTCTTACTGTCACGTATTGCTTTTGGGATGGGGATTGGCCTTATCAATGCTAAGGCGATTGCCATCATCAGTCAACGTTTTCAAGGTAAAGAACGGGTTCAGATGTTAGGTATTCGTGGCTCCATGGAGTTGATTGGTGGAGCTTCGTGTTCTCTTTTGGTTGGTCAACTATTGAAAATCCATTGGACCTTTGCCTTTCTTATTTATGGTCTTGGTTTTGTGATTCTGACCATGTACCTCCTTTTTGTGCCAACGATGGATCAGGTGGAGAGGAAGCAAATTACAAAAAGTAAACAAGATCTAAACAAAAAAGACCTTAGTATGATCCTTGGCATGGCCCTTTTAGCAGGATTTGTCATCTGTATTAATTCTTCGATTAGTTTGCGCGTGCCTCTATTTCAGGTTGCTGGTAAGACCATTGCGAGTGGGCAATCAGCTTTAGTACTTAGTTTAGAGCAGGGAATTGGAATTGTAGCTGGACTAAGTTTCGCTTCTCTTATAGGATATTTTAAGAATCATCTTTTGCATATAGTGATGTTTTTATTGGCGGTTTGTCTCTTTGGGATGTCAGTGGCTAGTAACTTACCGATTTTGATTGTATCCTCAGTTGGTGTTGGTTTCTTCTATAGTACTGTTTTGACAATTATCTTTAACCAACTTTCTGAGCGTATTGCTAGAAATCTGTTGAACAAAGCGACAGCCTATGTCCTCTTGGGGTGTAACCTAGGGTCTGCCCTCTCTCCTTATGTTTTGAAATTATTGGCACTTGTATCTCCAAGTTTTAGTTGGATTTTCCTAGCCTATGCTATAGTAAGTTTCCTACTTTTCCTTGGGTTTTTGATGAAATCAAGAATGACAAAAAAAGTCTAA
- the rpsO gene encoding 30S ribosomal protein S15, protein MAISKEKKNEIIAQYARHEGDTGSVEVQVAVLTWEINHLNDHIKQHKKDHATYRGLMKKIGHRRNLLAYLRRTDVNRYRELISSLGLRR, encoded by the coding sequence ATGGCAATCTCAAAAGAGAAAAAAAATGAAATCATTGCTCAATACGCACGTCACGAAGGTGACACTGGCTCAGTAGAGGTTCAAGTTGCTGTCCTTACTTGGGAAATCAACCACCTTAACGACCACATTAAACAACACAAAAAAGACCACGCTACTTACCGTGGTTTGATGAAAAAAATTGGTCACCGTCGTAACTTGTTGGCATACCTTCGCCGTACAGACGTTAACCGTTACCGTGAGTTGATCAGCTCACTTGGACTTCGTCGTTAA